One window of Streptomyces sp. NBC_00273 genomic DNA carries:
- a CDS encoding cytochrome P450 family protein: MTIPIFDDALMTDPHGRYAQLRGAGPIHETTTPDGEAVWVITSYAEARAALADPRLSLNKANARTRNSYQSSMPPELDAHLLNMDPPDHTRLRRLVSKAFTPRRMADLRPRIETLADELLDAAPAGPNIDLMDVLANPLPMNVICELLGIPADTRRDFREWTNTLLSPAPGAATDSRTAMRSMYRYLVEIIHAKREEPTDDLLSAMIQARDEHDSLTESELVSITFLILFAGYDNAVHLIGNTITALLLHPEQLDAVRHGTLAIRDVIEETLRANPPFPLGVRRFALEDLTIAGTVVPAGGRIWISIISANSDEAQFPSPRTFDPTRTPTHLAFGHGIHYCLGAPLARLEAEIAVETLLRRSPELRMTVACEDVQWWPSFHKRGLRSLPVSR; this comes from the coding sequence GTGACCATCCCCATCTTCGACGACGCTCTGATGACCGACCCGCATGGCCGATACGCGCAGCTGCGCGGCGCCGGGCCGATCCACGAGACGACGACGCCCGACGGGGAAGCCGTCTGGGTCATCACCAGCTATGCCGAAGCCCGCGCAGCTCTGGCCGACCCTCGGCTGTCCCTCAACAAAGCGAACGCTCGTACCCGCAACTCCTACCAGTCCTCCATGCCGCCGGAGCTCGACGCCCACCTGCTCAACATGGATCCACCCGACCACACACGTCTGCGGCGACTGGTGTCCAAGGCATTCACCCCCCGCCGCATGGCCGACCTTCGCCCGCGCATCGAAACCCTGGCCGACGAACTCCTCGACGCGGCCCCGGCAGGCCCGAACATCGACCTGATGGACGTACTCGCGAACCCGCTCCCGATGAACGTCATCTGCGAGCTGCTCGGCATTCCGGCCGACACACGGCGCGACTTCCGTGAGTGGACCAACACCCTGCTCTCGCCCGCCCCAGGAGCCGCCACGGACTCTCGGACGGCCATGCGCAGCATGTACCGCTACCTCGTCGAGATCATCCATGCCAAGCGGGAGGAGCCCACGGACGACCTTCTCTCCGCCATGATCCAAGCGCGCGACGAACACGACAGCCTGACCGAGTCCGAGCTCGTCTCCATCACTTTCCTCATCCTCTTCGCCGGCTACGACAACGCCGTCCACCTCATCGGCAACACCATCACGGCCCTGCTTCTCCACCCCGAGCAGCTCGATGCCGTCCGCCATGGCACGCTCGCGATCCGCGACGTCATCGAAGAGACGCTACGCGCGAATCCGCCGTTCCCCTTGGGCGTCCGCCGGTTCGCGCTCGAGGACCTCACCATCGCCGGGACTGTCGTCCCGGCAGGCGGGCGAATCTGGATTTCCATCATCTCTGCCAACAGCGACGAGGCCCAGTTCCCGTCCCCCCGCACATTCGACCCGACGCGTACGCCCACCCACCTGGCCTTCGGACACGGCATTCACTACTGCCTCGGCGCCCCGCTAGCCCGCCTTGAAGCAGAAATCGCCGTTGAGACCCTGCTGCGGCGTAGCCCCGAGCTCAGGATGACAGTGGCCTGCGAGGACGTTCAATGGTGGCCCTCGTTTCACAAGCGCGGGCTCCGGTCCCTCCCCGTATCGAGGTGA
- a CDS encoding LysR family transcriptional regulator, which translates to MQLDLNLLTALDALLEEGSVGGAAARLHVTAPAMSRSLGRIRKATGDQILVRTGRSMVPTTRALAMRAQVHALVQQAHQLLSAQQELDLAALERVFTVRWHDALTAACGTALFTAVHRQAPGVQLRLSPEPGTDTPELRRGEVDLESSSSPPTLPDIRHRLIGRDRLVVAVRPGHPLADGPPSLERYAAAGHLTVSRRGRLLDQIDDALTTRGLERRVVAAGPTTAFALQLALDTDLVVTLPDAVTRAARDQLGLVTLQPPLPLPDVPLYLLWHQRYDDDRAHAWLRDVATETVQALFAPPPTSQQPLTHRK; encoded by the coding sequence ATGCAACTGGATTTGAACCTGCTCACTGCCCTGGACGCCCTGCTGGAAGAGGGCAGCGTCGGCGGCGCCGCAGCCCGACTCCACGTCACCGCGCCGGCGATGAGCCGCTCCCTGGGCCGTATCCGCAAGGCCACCGGTGACCAGATCCTCGTCCGCACCGGCCGCAGCATGGTCCCCACCACCCGCGCGCTGGCCATGCGCGCCCAGGTCCACGCCCTCGTGCAGCAGGCCCACCAACTCCTTTCCGCGCAGCAGGAACTCGACCTGGCGGCTCTGGAGCGGGTGTTCACCGTGCGCTGGCACGACGCCCTGACCGCCGCTTGCGGCACCGCCCTGTTCACCGCCGTCCATCGTCAGGCCCCAGGCGTCCAACTACGCCTGTCCCCCGAACCAGGCACGGACACCCCCGAGTTGCGCCGCGGCGAGGTCGACCTCGAATCGAGCTCAAGTCCGCCGACGCTCCCCGACATCCGCCACCGCCTCATCGGCAGGGACCGCTTGGTCGTCGCCGTCCGACCCGGCCACCCCCTCGCCGACGGCCCGCCGAGCCTCGAGCGCTACGCGGCCGCCGGACACCTCACCGTCTCGCGGCGCGGACGCCTGCTCGACCAGATCGACGACGCCCTGACCACACGGGGCCTCGAACGACGCGTCGTCGCCGCCGGACCCACCACCGCGTTCGCACTGCAACTCGCCCTCGACACCGACCTGGTCGTCACCCTCCCCGACGCGGTCACCCGCGCGGCCCGGGACCAACTCGGCCTGGTCACACTGCAGCCGCCGCTCCCGCTGCCCGACGTCCCCCTGTACCTGCTGTGGCACCAGCGCTACGACGACGACCGCGCCCACGCCTGGCTGCGAGACGTTGCCACCGAAACCGTCCAGGCGCTATTCGCACCTCCGCCCACCTCTCAACAGCCCCTCACCCACCGGAAGTGA
- a CDS encoding alpha/beta fold hydrolase, translated as MSLDDLADQLVAAAVTEGLDTFALSGYSLGGPVAIRAAARHPERVTALVLTATFPYRDNHLALALPIWRKLAESGEREVLAEYLTMMALGADALEAMPAEQLQQAIGFTAASVAAGTPEHAELAPRADVRDDLPHIKAPTLVISTTQDRFTSTRLHRQLADTIPGAQLVEIRTGHLPMVERPEEWQKLITTFLAQHGA; from the coding sequence TTGTCGCTGGACGACCTGGCCGACCAGCTCGTCGCCGCCGCCGTCACCGAAGGCCTGGACACCTTCGCACTGTCCGGCTACTCCCTCGGCGGCCCCGTCGCCATCCGCGCGGCCGCCCGCCACCCCGAGCGCGTCACCGCCCTCGTGCTGACCGCGACCTTCCCCTACCGGGACAACCACCTCGCTCTCGCCCTGCCGATCTGGCGCAAGCTGGCCGAATCGGGCGAGCGCGAAGTGCTGGCCGAGTACCTGACGATGATGGCCCTGGGCGCCGACGCACTGGAGGCGATGCCGGCCGAGCAGCTCCAGCAGGCGATCGGGTTCACCGCCGCCAGCGTCGCCGCCGGCACCCCCGAGCACGCCGAGCTGGCCCCCCGGGCCGACGTCCGCGACGACCTGCCGCACATCAAGGCACCCACCCTGGTCATCTCCACCACCCAGGACCGGTTCACCTCCACCCGCCTGCACCGCCAACTCGCCGACACCATCCCCGGCGCCCAGCTCGTGGAGATCCGCACCGGCCACCTGCCCATGGTGGAACGCCCCGAGGAATGGCAGAAGCTCATCACGACCTTCCTCGCCCAGCACGGCGCTTGA
- a CDS encoding NADP-dependent oxidoreductase, whose protein sequence is MSKAITFSEYGTPEVLRLSEVTAPEPGPGQVRIRVRAASVNPLDMKIRSGLMAGAIPAHFPVVPGLDAAGVVDAVGEGADAAVGDEVLGATAGGSYSEYALVEQPVAKPAALSWEVAASLVTVGRTAFRVLAQLGVRKGQTLLVHGAGGSVGVIAAQLAVTRGITVITTVGEHDIERVTALGATAVRYGDGWVERVRTAAPQGVDFVLDASGAGVLADSVALAGDSARVITIADMAAAQHGVRFSAGSTDQAEDALPQLVELAANGMLTLPIWRTYPLEQAAAAHADLEAHRNRGKAVLLP, encoded by the coding sequence ATGTCCAAAGCGATCACCTTCTCCGAGTACGGCACGCCCGAGGTGCTGCGACTGTCGGAGGTCACCGCGCCGGAGCCCGGTCCGGGCCAGGTCCGGATCCGAGTGCGGGCCGCCTCCGTGAACCCACTCGACATGAAGATCCGCTCCGGCCTGATGGCCGGGGCCATCCCGGCGCACTTTCCCGTAGTCCCCGGACTGGACGCAGCCGGTGTCGTCGACGCGGTCGGCGAGGGGGCCGACGCGGCCGTGGGCGACGAGGTCCTCGGCGCCACCGCGGGCGGCAGCTACAGCGAGTACGCGCTGGTGGAGCAGCCGGTCGCCAAGCCCGCAGCACTGTCCTGGGAGGTCGCAGCATCGCTGGTGACCGTCGGCCGGACCGCGTTCCGTGTCCTCGCCCAGCTGGGCGTGCGCAAGGGGCAGACCCTGCTCGTCCACGGTGCCGGCGGCAGCGTGGGCGTCATCGCGGCGCAGCTGGCCGTCACCCGCGGCATCACCGTCATCACGACGGTTGGCGAGCACGACATCGAGCGGGTCACTGCCCTCGGAGCCACCGCCGTCCGCTACGGCGACGGCTGGGTGGAGCGGGTGAGGACCGCGGCGCCCCAGGGAGTCGACTTCGTCCTCGACGCCTCCGGCGCCGGTGTCCTCGCCGACTCCGTCGCCCTGGCCGGCGACAGCGCACGCGTCATCACCATCGCCGACATGGCCGCCGCGCAGCACGGCGTCCGCTTCAGCGCAGGCAGCACCGATCAGGCCGAGGATGCCCTTCCGCAGCTGGTCGAGCTGGCCGCCAACGGCATGCTCACCCTGCCCATCTGGCGGACCTACCCGCTCGAGCAGGCCGCCGCTGCGCACGCCGACCTGGAAGCCCACCGCAACCGGGGCAAGGCCGTCCTGCTGCCCTGA
- a CDS encoding alkene reductase, whose translation MTTAFDPIVLGGTRLANRVVMAPMTRSRAHGPGAEPTELMATYYAQRAGAGLIVTEGIQPSPVGQGYPDTPGLHTPGQVRAWRTVTSAVHREGGVIFAQLMHTGRIGHPSLLPDGLTPVGPSAVAAQGRVYTRQGPQDFVTPKELSEAEIRQTVADFATAAHHAVEAGFDGVEILGANGYLIHQFLADNTNHRTDAWGGSAEGRIRFAVEVVTAVAEAIGGRRVGLRISPGNRYNDIVEDNPGEVYGALLDRLAGLDLAYLHLMEGPDSALTSQLRKEWPGTFVLNPFTHPDVTGLDALELIEDGSADMVSYGALFLANPDLPRRLAARGPFNAPDQATFYGGDHRGYTDYPTLTA comes from the coding sequence ATGACCACTGCTTTCGATCCGATCGTCCTGGGCGGCACACGCCTCGCTAACCGAGTCGTGATGGCGCCGATGACACGCAGCCGCGCCCACGGTCCGGGCGCGGAGCCGACCGAGCTGATGGCGACCTACTACGCGCAGCGGGCCGGCGCCGGGCTGATCGTCACCGAGGGCATCCAGCCCTCGCCCGTAGGCCAGGGCTACCCCGACACCCCCGGCCTGCACACGCCGGGCCAGGTGCGGGCGTGGCGGACGGTGACCAGCGCCGTGCACCGCGAGGGAGGGGTGATCTTCGCGCAGCTGATGCACACCGGGCGGATCGGCCACCCCAGCCTGCTGCCCGACGGGCTGACGCCGGTGGGGCCCTCGGCGGTCGCCGCCCAGGGGCGGGTCTACACCCGCCAGGGGCCGCAGGACTTCGTGACGCCGAAGGAGCTGAGCGAGGCAGAGATCCGGCAGACCGTCGCCGACTTCGCGACCGCGGCGCACCACGCCGTCGAGGCCGGATTCGACGGTGTGGAGATCCTCGGCGCCAACGGCTACTTGATCCATCAGTTCCTCGCGGACAACACCAACCACCGCACCGACGCCTGGGGAGGATCGGCCGAGGGCCGCATCCGCTTCGCCGTCGAGGTCGTCACGGCCGTGGCCGAGGCGATCGGCGGTCGGCGGGTCGGTCTGCGGATCTCGCCCGGAAACCGCTACAACGACATCGTTGAGGACAACCCGGGGGAGGTCTACGGGGCCCTGCTGGACCGGCTCGCGGGTCTCGATCTCGCCTATCTGCACCTGATGGAGGGCCCCGACTCTGCACTGACCTCGCAGCTGCGCAAGGAATGGCCCGGCACGTTCGTCCTCAACCCGTTCACCCACCCCGACGTCACCGGCCTCGACGCGCTCGAGCTGATCGAGGACGGGAGCGCGGACATGGTGTCCTACGGGGCGCTGTTCCTCGCCAACCCCGACCTGCCCCGGCGCCTCGCTGCCCGGGGTCCGTTCAATGCCCCGGACCAGGCCACCTTCTACGGCGGCGACCACCGCGGCTACACCGACTACCCCACCCTCACCGCTTGA
- a CDS encoding MarR family winged helix-turn-helix transcriptional regulator, which produces MAESASEVGQDSGATERKATVPVPGAAAGGPISHAIFRLARLHRMFAGQLLRRIGLHPGQELVMMHLWELGPQRQIDLVRLMDSDAATMTRTVRRLEQAGFVRRRPSPTDKRASLIEPTAASHALRREVERVWSQLEDISATGLSDDERADALATLERLEQNLVRADAQPPEPNTEH; this is translated from the coding sequence ATGGCCGAGTCCGCATCCGAGGTCGGGCAGGATTCAGGAGCGACGGAACGGAAAGCCACCGTGCCGGTCCCCGGTGCGGCCGCCGGCGGACCGATCAGTCATGCGATCTTCCGGCTGGCACGGCTGCACCGCATGTTCGCGGGTCAGCTACTGCGCCGCATCGGCCTGCACCCGGGCCAGGAGCTGGTCATGATGCACCTCTGGGAACTCGGTCCCCAGCGCCAGATCGACCTGGTACGCCTGATGGACTCCGACGCCGCAACGATGACCCGCACGGTCCGCCGCCTGGAACAGGCCGGCTTCGTCCGCCGCCGCCCCTCGCCCACCGACAAGCGCGCCTCGCTCATCGAACCGACAGCGGCCAGCCACGCCCTGCGCCGGGAGGTGGAGCGGGTCTGGAGCCAACTCGAGGACATCTCGGCCACGGGCCTCTCGGACGACGAGCGCGCCGACGCCCTCGCCACCCTGGAACGTCTGGAACAGAACCTCGTACGCGCCGACGCCCAGCCCCCGGAACCGAACACGGAACACTAG
- a CDS encoding serine hydrolase domain-containing protein: MHQHTAHADNGRSGVEPVGGGGAAPQSAPASGGEGYEAVERLLQQAVIQGGLPGMLVEVRDGDRQWFGTAGVADTRSGRKRSPQDRFRIGSISKTFVATVVLQLVAEGRLSLDDTVEQWLPGVVHGHHHDGARVNIRMLLNHTSGIFNYIDDQEALNRYETHPPESLVQIAMSHPPTFTPGSGWAYSNTNYVLAGVIVERATGRALAEEITGRISRPLGLAGTYLPHGSDPTIHGPHSRHYTKLFQTDPGAPVHDATELDPSMFWAAGGMISTAGDLNRFFAALLGGRILPPDQQGDMFTTVPTRDWIPNAAYGLGVSSVTLPCGETVWGMGGALFGSWSYAYGARDGEQMVTTNVNGDWSNGGWDDPIGIFTDLLEAKFRRRRDT; this comes from the coding sequence ATGCACCAACACACCGCTCATGCAGACAACGGCCGATCGGGCGTCGAACCGGTCGGAGGAGGGGGCGCGGCCCCTCAGTCCGCGCCTGCCTCAGGGGGCGAGGGCTACGAGGCGGTCGAGCGCTTACTTCAGCAAGCCGTGATTCAAGGCGGCCTTCCAGGCATGCTCGTTGAGGTTCGCGACGGCGACCGGCAGTGGTTCGGGACCGCAGGAGTGGCCGACACCCGAAGCGGCCGCAAGCGTTCACCGCAGGACCGGTTCCGCATCGGCAGCATCAGCAAGACGTTCGTCGCCACCGTCGTGCTGCAGCTGGTGGCGGAAGGCAGGCTGAGCCTGGACGACACCGTGGAACAGTGGTTGCCCGGCGTGGTCCATGGCCATCACCACGACGGTGCCAGGGTGAACATCAGGATGCTGCTCAACCACACCAGCGGGATCTTCAACTACATCGATGACCAGGAAGCGCTGAACCGGTACGAGACACACCCGCCCGAGTCGCTGGTGCAGATCGCCATGTCCCATCCGCCCACCTTCACACCGGGTTCGGGCTGGGCGTATTCCAACACCAACTACGTCCTTGCAGGCGTGATCGTCGAACGGGCCACCGGCCGCGCGCTTGCCGAGGAGATCACGGGGAGGATCTCGCGCCCCCTCGGCCTGGCCGGTACGTACCTGCCGCACGGCAGCGACCCGACGATCCACGGACCGCACTCCCGGCACTACACGAAGCTGTTCCAGACCGACCCCGGTGCGCCGGTCCACGACGCGACCGAGCTTGATCCATCCATGTTCTGGGCAGCCGGCGGCATGATCTCCACCGCCGGGGACCTCAACCGGTTCTTCGCCGCCCTGCTGGGGGGCCGGATACTGCCACCGGACCAACAAGGCGACATGTTCACCACCGTGCCCACCCGCGACTGGATTCCCAACGCCGCCTACGGCCTCGGCGTTTCCTCAGTGACACTGCCCTGCGGGGAAACGGTCTGGGGCATGGGGGGTGCGCTCTTCGGATCGTGGTCCTACGCCTACGGCGCTCGTGATGGCGAACAGATGGTCACCACCAACGTCAACGGTGACTGGAGCAATGGCGGTTGGGACGACCCCATCGGGATCTTCACCGATCTACTCGAGGCGAAGTTCCGTCGCCGGCGCGATACCTGA
- a CDS encoding Clp protease N-terminal domain-containing protein → MSAFDKYLHAVIVRAMHEAQEDGSATIDAHHLLLSLAADQGATAQQALASVGLDRAAVRDALDREFEHSLSMVGVSPATHDLPRPSPVSRQPKLGASARLALERSFASARKKDLRSAHLLLGILQAQIGTVPRALALAGVDQAELADRVRQTLTSQDQ, encoded by the coding sequence ATGAGCGCGTTTGACAAGTACCTGCACGCGGTCATCGTGCGGGCGATGCACGAAGCCCAGGAAGACGGGTCGGCGACGATCGACGCGCACCATCTCCTGTTGTCGCTCGCCGCCGATCAGGGGGCTACCGCACAGCAGGCCCTGGCTTCGGTCGGGCTCGATCGCGCTGCTGTCCGCGACGCACTGGATCGAGAGTTCGAGCACAGCCTGAGCATGGTTGGAGTGTCTCCGGCCACCCATGACCTCCCCAGGCCGAGCCCCGTTTCCCGGCAGCCCAAGCTGGGTGCGTCCGCCAGACTCGCCCTGGAGCGGAGCTTCGCCTCCGCCCGGAAGAAGGACCTACGGTCGGCGCATCTGCTGCTCGGGATCCTGCAGGCTCAAATCGGCACCGTGCCACGTGCTCTCGCCTTGGCCGGTGTCGATCAGGCCGAGCTGGCGGACCGCGTTCGGCAGACGCTCACCAGCCAGGATCAGTGA
- a CDS encoding CAP domain-containing protein — MAGVLSAALVPVSAAPATAAACDAAAAARAPNSSNDSAVRNALVCLINNQRTQRGLPALTTNQALTTAAQQHSAAAVQLKWWGPGKDSHSNPQTGSTPQSRIKAAGYCPNPRSWAVAEITYTGWGGSGTPNAAVNWWMNVSTWGHRQIILDPSMREIGAWAQPGSADPAGAGASQAGTYVVTFGRCQQ; from the coding sequence GTGGCCGGAGTCCTATCGGCCGCACTGGTACCCGTATCGGCCGCACCGGCGACGGCCGCCGCGTGCGACGCGGCGGCCGCTGCCCGAGCCCCGAACAGCAGCAACGACAGCGCCGTACGGAACGCGCTGGTATGCCTCATCAACAATCAGCGCACGCAGAGGGGTCTGCCCGCCCTCACTACGAACCAGGCGCTGACAACTGCCGCGCAGCAGCACTCCGCCGCCGCCGTGCAGCTGAAGTGGTGGGGACCGGGTAAGGATTCGCACAGCAACCCGCAGACCGGTTCGACACCGCAGAGCCGGATCAAAGCCGCGGGCTATTGCCCGAACCCCAGGTCATGGGCCGTCGCCGAGATCACGTACACCGGCTGGGGCGGCTCGGGGACGCCGAATGCCGCAGTCAACTGGTGGATGAACGTGAGCACGTGGGGCCACCGCCAGATCATCCTCGATCCGTCGATGCGAGAGATCGGCGCCTGGGCCCAGCCGGGTTCGGCTGACCCGGCCGGGGCCGGCGCGAGCCAGGCCGGAACGTACGTCGTGACGTTCGGGCGCTGCCAGCAGTGA
- a CDS encoding cold-shock protein — protein sequence MAQGTVKWFNAEKGFGFIAPDDGTPDVFVHFSEIDASGFRSLEENQRVEFTTGQGPKGPQAQQVRPI from the coding sequence ATGGCTCAGGGGACTGTGAAGTGGTTCAACGCGGAGAAGGGGTTCGGGTTCATTGCGCCGGATGACGGTACTCCGGACGTGTTCGTGCATTTCTCCGAGATCGATGCGTCCGGGTTCCGGTCGCTTGAGGAGAACCAGCGGGTCGAGTTCACCACTGGCCAGGGCCCCAAGGGTCCCCAGGCGCAGCAAGTCCGGCCCATCTGA
- a CDS encoding 2-phosphosulfolactate phosphatase, whose protein sequence is MDTRFLGIADLLEAPSVAVVVDVMRAFTVAAWAFAQGAEKIVLAESLDEALALKARHPDWVALKDGPPAPGFDLVNSPGMLRSVDLGGRTVVQKTTAGTVGALAVKEASLVLCAGFVVAEATARLLRTRRSDSVTFVVTGEAGQAEEDLACAQYIARRATEAETDAAEFLRRAAESRAAAELAERVRRGVHPDDVALCLEVDRFPFAMVATLEGSLMVLRPQGESS, encoded by the coding sequence ATGGACACTCGATTCCTTGGTATAGCTGATCTGTTGGAAGCCCCGTCCGTGGCGGTCGTGGTCGACGTCATGCGTGCCTTCACCGTGGCAGCCTGGGCCTTTGCCCAGGGGGCAGAAAAGATCGTTCTTGCTGAGTCGCTGGACGAAGCCCTGGCGCTCAAGGCCCGCCATCCGGATTGGGTGGCGCTCAAAGACGGTCCGCCCGCGCCAGGGTTCGACTTGGTCAACTCGCCGGGCATGCTGCGGTCCGTCGACCTCGGCGGACGGACCGTCGTGCAGAAGACCACGGCAGGAACGGTCGGCGCCCTTGCGGTCAAGGAGGCGTCGCTGGTGCTGTGCGCCGGCTTCGTGGTGGCGGAGGCAACGGCTCGGCTCTTGCGGACGCGCAGGAGCGACAGTGTCACGTTCGTGGTCACCGGTGAAGCTGGGCAGGCCGAGGAGGATCTGGCGTGTGCTCAGTACATCGCCCGGAGAGCCACCGAGGCGGAGACGGATGCAGCTGAGTTCCTCCGCCGCGCTGCCGAGTCACGCGCCGCCGCCGAACTGGCGGAGAGGGTGCGTCGAGGAGTCCATCCTGACGATGTTGCGCTCTGTCTTGAGGTCGACCGGTTCCCCTTTGCCATGGTGGCGACCTTGGAAGGTTCGCTCATGGTCCTACGTCCGCAGGGCGAATCCAGCTGA
- a CDS encoding SDR family oxidoreductase, with protein sequence MSHLRKPPPIVVTGATGTIGHPVVAGLLDAGHAVRGISRHPQRASLPDGADVVFGDLDDPSTLRHAFDGAAQLVLIAVPETVEAVVSRAKQAGVEHVVVVSSAAVTAGYDTTYNAVVEQAVMDSGLDWSIVRPGEFATNSLLIWGPAIKASRRAVEPFPDQIVHPVHEADVADVVLANLLDPHRLGRIDTIIGPESLTKRDQVAVIAEAIGEQITLDQVSAEQARDFYRAQGGFAAANADFLFGFQSYDGIEGIRDEPHDTRAPEDDAYLTLDQITGTPARTFRSWAHGHASDFI encoded by the coding sequence ATGTCTCACTTAAGGAAGCCCCCTCCCATTGTTGTCACCGGAGCCACTGGCACGATCGGCCACCCGGTCGTTGCAGGGCTGCTTGATGCCGGTCACGCGGTGCGCGGAATCTCGCGACACCCGCAACGTGCCTCACTCCCGGATGGTGCGGACGTGGTCTTCGGCGACCTGGACGACCCGTCCACATTGAGGCACGCATTCGACGGTGCCGCGCAACTCGTCCTGATCGCGGTCCCTGAGACCGTTGAAGCGGTCGTCTCTCGCGCAAAACAGGCGGGCGTCGAGCACGTGGTTGTGGTCTCCTCCGCCGCCGTAACGGCCGGCTACGACACGACGTACAACGCCGTCGTCGAGCAGGCCGTCATGGACTCAGGACTGGATTGGAGCATCGTGCGTCCCGGTGAGTTCGCGACAAACTCACTCCTCATATGGGGACCAGCGATCAAGGCAAGTCGCCGAGCTGTGGAGCCCTTTCCTGACCAGATCGTGCATCCCGTCCATGAGGCCGACGTTGCAGACGTCGTCCTGGCCAACCTGCTCGACCCACACCGCCTCGGACGGATCGACACGATCATTGGACCGGAAAGTCTCACCAAACGCGACCAGGTTGCAGTGATCGCAGAAGCGATCGGAGAACAGATCACGCTCGATCAGGTCTCCGCCGAACAAGCCCGCGACTTCTACCGAGCCCAAGGGGGCTTCGCGGCCGCGAACGCAGACTTCCTGTTCGGGTTCCAAAGCTACGACGGCATCGAAGGCATCAGAGACGAACCCCATGACACGAGGGCCCCGGAGGACGATGCCTACCTCACACTCGACCAGATAACGGGAACTCCAGCTCGCACCTTCCGCTCCTGGGCGCACGGTCACGCCTCCGACTTCATTTGA
- a CDS encoding outer membrane protein assembly factor BamB family protein: protein MLPPPGRRRVESGPGLPRACGTEAKVAALDPTDGKERWTVPLGGRRPVAADAFVCFLSAEPTVLKVQEPMGHGVHAYLAFGQDGRRQGQIDVIGDDAAVADGKLLVASGVVVAFDLATGDEVWSSDSLGTGRSITALHAGGGRVTVLTRSRKNHDELYVYDSATGDTVDERTFSCDTDDRSWGVVAERYPDVRV from the coding sequence CTGCTTCCCCCGCCGGGCCGCCGTCGCGTCGAATCAGGTCCTGGCCTTCCTCGCGCCTGCGGCACCGAAGCAAAGGTCGCCGCATTGGACCCGACCGACGGCAAGGAGCGGTGGACCGTTCCGCTGGGCGGCCGGCGACCCGTCGCCGCGGATGCGTTCGTATGCTTCCTGTCTGCCGAACCGACGGTACTGAAGGTCCAGGAGCCGATGGGGCACGGCGTGCACGCCTACCTCGCCTTCGGGCAGGACGGCCGCCGGCAGGGGCAGATCGACGTCATCGGTGACGATGCCGCCGTCGCCGACGGGAAGCTCCTCGTCGCGTCAGGCGTCGTCGTCGCCTTCGACCTGGCGACCGGGGACGAGGTGTGGAGCTCGGACTCGCTCGGCACCGGGCGCAGCATCACGGCTCTGCACGCGGGAGGAGGCCGTGTGACCGTCCTGACCCGCTCCAGGAAGAACCACGACGAGCTGTACGTCTACGACTCCGCGACGGGCGACACGGTGGACGAGCGCACCTTCTCCTGTGACACGGACGACAGATCTTGGGGAGTCGTCGCGGAGCGCTACCCCGATGTTCGAGTGTGA